The genomic region CCTTTGTCTTTGGCGTAATGGCACCCTCTATCAGTTCGGGGTCTATGTTCATGTCCTCTTTTTCGATATCAACGAATACCGGTTTCGCCCCTGTAAGTACAATAGAGCTTGCAGTAGCAAAGAATGTATAAGGTGTTGTGATTACCTCATCACCGTCCTTAATGCCTAAGGCCATGAGAGAAAGGATAAGCGCATCTGTTCCGTTTGCACATGATATCGCATAGGGGACACCAACATAGTTTGAAATGGTATTTTCCAGCTGGTCGCAATATTTCCCGAGAATCAGCCTCTGTTCTGATAGTATTTCCTTCAAATTATGCAATATGTCACTTTTTACCTTTGCGTATTGAGCCTTGAGATTTATTATGGGTATATTCATTTGAATGTCCTTAATGTGTATTGATTTAAGTATATCCGTACCGGATTGAAAGGATATTAGCATACTTTGAATGTCTTTCTCAATAATGGATTGAATTTTCGATAGTATTAAAGTTAGATTAAGACGTCATGGAGCGCTTTCAAAACATCAAAGGGAAGGCCTTTTTGTTTCTTATGTTGCTCTGGTTCTTATGGTTTATGAACTTTAGTGTAAGGACGATTTTTTCTCCCCTCATGCCACTCATTGAAGATGAGTTTGTTATAAGCCATGCGAGGGCAAGCAGCCTTTTTGGACTTACCTCTTTTGGTTATGGGATTTCTCTAATTCTTTCGGGGTTGTTCTCAGGATCGTTTGGTTACAAGAGATCGATAGTGGTATCAATGGTTGTCTCATCCTGTGTGCTTTTTTTAGTCCCCCATATAAAGGTGTTTTCTCTGCTATCACTTGTTGCTTTTGTGCTGGGTATGTGTACCGGCATTTATTTACCTTCTATTATCCCTCTTATAACAGAGTACTACGAAGAAAAATCGTGGGGTAAGGCTATTGCTATCCACGATACCGCAGCATCTTTAAGCATATTCAGTGCACCATTTATAGCCTTCTTCTTCCTGAAGTTTTTGCAATGGAGGGAAATTTTTAATGCCTTTGGTGTTGTTTTCATAATCTGTATTGTTGTATTTTCACTCAAATGCAGGGAGGTAAAAGTAAAGAAGGTAAGCGGTGATTCCATCAGAAGCCTTTTAGGAAGGAAGTCACTGTGGCTTATGGGGATAATCTGGATATTCATGGCAGGGGCAAATCTTGGTTTATATTTTGTGATTCCCTTATACCTTAACAAGGAGCTGTTCCTTGATATTGCATATGTAAATAAGATCTTTGGCATGTCAAGACTCGGAGGGGTTTTTGTTGCACTTATGGCAGGATTTATTGTTGATAGATTCAGCTTAAAGAAGATCACGTTCTTTTTTGTATTGATCTCCGGGATTCTTACACTCCTTATTACCCTCAGGGACGTGAGATTTATTGAGGTTTTTCTTTTCTTACAGGCAAGCGTTGCAATGGGTTTTTTCCCGGTTGGGCTTGTATCAATCTCAAGGGTGTTCGAAAAGGAACACCGGAGTATGGCAACCGGATTAATAGTGACACTTGCTACAATATTTGGTATGGGTATAACACCGTGTCTGCTCGGTCTATCAGGTGATTTTTTGAGTTTCAGATTCGGTATATTTTTATTTGGACTTTTGGTTATTCTATCGAGTGGAACCACGTATTTTTTAAAGGAACTCGATTAGCAGATTATAAGCGTTGAGTTCTTGCTGTTTTTTTAAATTACTGTTATTCTTAACCATATAGTGCATAGGTACTTTTCAGCATTCAGAGCATAACTTAAGTTAATCATAAAAGAGGCAACAGAAATGGATGAAGTCGAAAGATATGCAGAGATACAGACTTCCCTGATCAAGAAACTTAACGAGATCGGGATCGCCCTTTCTGCTGAAAAAAACCTTAGCCGCTTATTAGAAAATATAATTGAGGAGGCCCGGAACTTTTCAAATGCAGATGCTGGTACGCTCTACATTATGAACGAGGAAAATGATAGCCTTGAATTTGCTATAGTCCAGAATGATACAATGAAGATACGGATGGGCGGGACAGCAGGGCCCATTACATGGCCTCCTGTACCGTTAAAAATGGGCGGGAAGCCTAACTTTTCGAATGTTTCTTCCTATGTGGCGAATACAGGTAAAATTGTAAATATCCCTGATGTGTATGAGACAGAGGGCTTTGATTTTTCGGGAACAAAAAGGTTTGATTCAGGTACCAGCTATCGGTCAAAATCTATGCTCGTAATCCCCATGAAAAATAAAGAAAGTGAAATAATCGGCATATTGCAGCTCATCAATGCCCTTGATCCCATAACAAAAAGCCCCATCCCTTTTTCGCCTGAATATGTTGACTTGATTGCTTCTCTGGCCTCTCAGGCTGCAGTTGCTATAACAAATGTAAGATTATACAGAGACCTGGAGAATCTTTTTGAATCGTTTATCCAGACAATCGCTGCAGCTATTGATGAAAAGTCCCCATATACGGGTGGTCATATTCGCAGGGTTCAGGAGCTTACCATGGAGCTTGCGAAAAGGATGAATGAACAAACTGAAGGGCCTTTCAAAGACTTTCATCTGAATGAGGATGAGATACATGAGCTTAGTATGGCTGCATGGCTTCACGACATAGGGAAGATCGTTACACCTGAAAATGTGATTGACAAGTCAAAGAAGCTTGAAAAGGTTTTTGACCTAAATAATTTAATAGATACACGATATGAGGTTTTCAAGAGGGATATCAAGGTTAAGGCCCTTGAAGAGAAACTGACACTATGGGAAACAGGAAAGATAAGCCCGGAGGCCTTTAAAAGAATTGATGAAAAGGCAGAGGAGCAATATAACGCACTCGTTGAAGAAAAA from Pseudomonadota bacterium harbors:
- a CDS encoding HD domain-containing protein, with the translated sequence MDEVERYAEIQTSLIKKLNEIGIALSAEKNLSRLLENIIEEARNFSNADAGTLYIMNEENDSLEFAIVQNDTMKIRMGGTAGPITWPPVPLKMGGKPNFSNVSSYVANTGKIVNIPDVYETEGFDFSGTKRFDSGTSYRSKSMLVIPMKNKESEIIGILQLINALDPITKSPIPFSPEYVDLIASLASQAAVAITNVRLYRDLENLFESFIQTIAAAIDEKSPYTGGHIRRVQELTMELAKRMNEQTEGPFKDFHLNEDEIHELSMAAWLHDIGKIVTPENVIDKSKKLEKVFDLNNLIDTRYEVFKRDIKVKALEEKLTLWETGKISPEAFKRIDEKAEEQYNALVEEKRFISTCNQSGEYMDDEKIERLKDIAQKKWNYEGHEAPCLTEDELYNLSIKKGSLTPEERKIVENHSLVTFKMLSKLPFPKKLKRVLKYAAAHHEKLDGTGYPFGIKAEQLPYPARIIAIADIFEALTAQDRPYKKPMSVLRALQVLEFIKKDGHIDGDILDLFMKEKVYADYAKRELDPNQIDC
- a CDS encoding aminotransferase class I/II-fold pyridoxal phosphate-dependent enzyme, with translation MNIPIINLKAQYAKVKSDILHNLKEILSEQRLILGKYCDQLENTISNYVGVPYAISCANGTDALILSLMALGIKDGDEVITTPYTFFATASSIVLTGAKPVFVDIEKEDMNIDPELIEGAITPKTK
- a CDS encoding MFS transporter encodes the protein MERFQNIKGKAFLFLMLLWFLWFMNFSVRTIFSPLMPLIEDEFVISHARASSLFGLTSFGYGISLILSGLFSGSFGYKRSIVVSMVVSSCVLFLVPHIKVFSLLSLVAFVLGMCTGIYLPSIIPLITEYYEEKSWGKAIAIHDTAASLSIFSAPFIAFFFLKFLQWREIFNAFGVVFIICIVVFSLKCREVKVKKVSGDSIRSLLGRKSLWLMGIIWIFMAGANLGLYFVIPLYLNKELFLDIAYVNKIFGMSRLGGVFVALMAGFIVDRFSLKKITFFFVLISGILTLLITLRDVRFIEVFLFLQASVAMGFFPVGLVSISRVFEKEHRSMATGLIVTLATIFGMGITPCLLGLSGDFLSFRFGIFLFGLLVILSSGTTYFLKELD